A genomic segment from Rahnella aceris encodes:
- the moaD gene encoding molybdopterin synthase sulfur carrier subunit yields MIDILFFAQVRELTGTSGLQLPADFATVEELRASLTGRGDRWALALESGKLLVAVNQTLTTMAHPLRAGDEVAFFPPVTGG; encoded by the coding sequence ATGATCGACATTCTGTTCTTCGCGCAGGTACGCGAACTGACCGGCACCTCCGGTCTGCAACTCCCTGCTGATTTCGCCACGGTGGAGGAGCTGCGCGCTTCGCTCACCGGACGCGGCGACCGCTGGGCACTGGCGCTGGAATCCGGGAAATTACTGGTGGCGGTTAACCAGACGCTGACCACGATGGCGCATCCGCTGCGTGCGGGCGATGAAGTGGCGTTCTTCCCGCCGGTCACCGGGGGCTGA
- the rhlE gene encoding ATP-dependent RNA helicase RhlE: protein MSFDSLGLSAEILRAVEEQGYREPTPIQRQAIPVVLEGRDLMASAQTGTGKTAGFTLPLLNMLSHTNAQFKGRRPVRALILTPTRELAAQIGENVQAYSKYLTLRSLVVFGGVSINPQMMKLRGGVDVLIATPGRLLDLEHQRAVDLSQVEILVLDEADRMLDMGFIHDIRRLLAKLPAKRQNLLFSATFSDEIKGLASKLLTNPASVEVARRNTASAQIEQSVHFVDKKRKRELLSQMIGEGDWKQVLVFNRTKHGANHLAEQLNKDGITAAAIHGNKSQGARTRALADFKAGSVRVLVATDIAARGLDIDMLPHVVNYELPNVPEDYVHRIGRTGRAEATGEAISLVCVDEHKLLRDIERLLKREIPRIALEGYEPDPSIKAEPIINGRQGSGGGGGRGAPRQGQRPGAPRTGAPRSGAPRQGGNGQRSGTSENRGSENRGSAENRPARSRPAHAGQRRTGNAGSGNK from the coding sequence ATGTCATTTGATTCCCTCGGCTTAAGTGCCGAAATTTTGCGTGCTGTTGAAGAACAGGGCTATCGCGAACCTACGCCTATTCAGCGTCAGGCTATTCCTGTCGTGCTGGAAGGCCGTGACCTGATGGCGAGTGCGCAGACCGGTACCGGTAAAACCGCTGGTTTTACCTTGCCGCTGCTCAATATGCTCAGCCATACCAACGCGCAATTCAAAGGACGTCGCCCGGTTCGTGCGCTGATCCTGACCCCAACCCGTGAGCTGGCGGCGCAGATTGGTGAAAACGTACAGGCCTACAGCAAATACCTCACCCTGCGTTCTCTGGTGGTATTTGGTGGTGTGAGCATCAACCCGCAGATGATGAAACTGCGCGGTGGTGTGGATGTGCTGATCGCAACGCCGGGTCGTTTGCTGGATCTGGAACATCAGCGTGCTGTTGATTTATCTCAGGTTGAAATTCTGGTGCTGGACGAAGCCGACCGCATGCTGGACATGGGCTTCATTCACGATATCCGTCGCCTGCTGGCAAAACTGCCTGCCAAGCGTCAGAACCTGCTGTTCTCCGCGACGTTCTCTGATGAGATTAAAGGTCTGGCGAGCAAGTTGCTGACCAACCCGGCCTCTGTCGAAGTCGCGCGTCGTAACACCGCTTCTGCGCAAATTGAACAAAGCGTTCATTTTGTTGATAAGAAACGCAAAAGAGAATTGCTGTCTCAGATGATCGGTGAAGGCGACTGGAAACAGGTGCTGGTGTTCAACCGGACAAAACATGGTGCAAACCATTTAGCTGAACAACTCAATAAAGATGGCATCACGGCTGCTGCTATTCACGGCAACAAAAGTCAGGGCGCACGTACCCGTGCACTGGCTGATTTTAAAGCCGGTTCTGTCCGTGTTCTGGTGGCAACAGACATCGCTGCGCGTGGCCTGGATATCGATATGTTGCCGCACGTGGTCAACTATGAGCTGCCAAACGTACCGGAAGATTACGTTCACCGTATCGGCCGTACCGGTCGTGCGGAAGCCACCGGTGAAGCGATTTCTCTGGTGTGTGTGGACGAACACAAACTGCTGCGTGATATCGAGCGTCTGCTGAAACGTGAAATTCCTCGCATCGCACTGGAAGGTTACGAGCCCGATCCGAGCATCAAAGCTGAGCCGATCATCAATGGTCGTCAGGGCAGCGGCGGTGGTGGTGGTCGTGGCGCGCCACGTCAGGGCCAGCGTCCTGGCGCACCGCGTACGGGTGCTCCACGTTCAGGCGCTCCGCGTCAGGGCGGTAACGGTCAGCGCAGCGGTACGTCTGAAAACCGGGGTTCAGAAAACCGTGGTTCAGCTGAGAACCGTCCGGCACGTTCGCGTCCTGCCCATGCAGGCCAGCGTCGCACCGGCAATGCAGGCAGCGGCAACAAATAA
- the moaA gene encoding GTP 3',8-cyclase MoaA: MLQLTDAFARKFYYLRLSITDVCNFRCTYCLPDGYKPHGHSNKSFLSLDEIRRVSRAFASLGTEKVRLTGGEPSLRRDFCEIIAAVRENPSIKTLAVTTNGYRMARDIDKWRDAGLTNINVSVDSLDARQFHAITGQDKFRDVMAGIDAAFDAGFSKVKVNTVLMRDVNHASLNTFLDWIKTRPIQLRFIELMETGDGGDLFRKHHVSGEVLREQLVRQGWQLQLRSRSDGPAQVFSHPDYLGEIGLIMPYEKDFCASCNRLRVSALGNLHLCLFGEQGIPLRDLLADDMQQDDLMDRIQGGLSRKKQTHFLHEGNTGITQNLSFIGG, translated from the coding sequence GTGCTTCAACTTACTGATGCTTTTGCCCGCAAGTTTTATTACTTGCGGCTGTCGATCACAGATGTGTGCAATTTTCGTTGCACCTATTGTCTGCCGGATGGCTACAAGCCGCACGGACACAGCAATAAAAGCTTTCTCTCGCTCGATGAAATCCGTCGGGTCAGCCGCGCGTTCGCCAGTCTGGGAACGGAAAAAGTGCGCCTGACCGGTGGAGAGCCGTCGCTGCGCCGCGATTTCTGCGAGATCATTGCCGCAGTGCGCGAAAATCCTTCCATCAAAACCCTCGCGGTGACCACTAACGGTTATCGCATGGCGCGTGATATCGATAAATGGCGCGATGCCGGTCTGACCAACATCAACGTCAGCGTCGACAGTCTCGACGCCCGCCAGTTTCACGCCATCACCGGTCAGGATAAATTCCGCGACGTTATGGCGGGTATAGATGCGGCCTTTGACGCCGGTTTCAGCAAGGTGAAAGTCAATACCGTGCTGATGCGCGATGTCAATCACGCCAGCCTGAATACCTTCCTCGACTGGATAAAAACCCGTCCGATCCAGCTGCGTTTCATTGAACTGATGGAAACCGGCGACGGCGGCGACTTGTTCCGCAAACACCACGTCTCCGGTGAGGTGCTGCGCGAGCAACTGGTGCGTCAGGGCTGGCAGTTACAACTTCGCTCACGCAGTGATGGCCCCGCGCAAGTCTTCAGTCATCCGGATTATCTGGGTGAAATCGGTCTGATCATGCCGTACGAAAAAGACTTCTGCGCCAGTTGCAACCGGCTGCGTGTGTCTGCCCTCGGCAATCTGCATTTGTGTCTGTTCGGCGAGCAAGGCATTCCGTTACGGGATTTATTAGCCGACGACATGCAACAGGACGATTTGATGGACCGCATTCAGGGCGGCCTCAGCCGTAAAAAACAAACCCACTTCCTGCATGAAGGCAATACCGGAATTACTCAGAACCTGTCGTTTATCGGCGGCTAA
- a CDS encoding VF530 family protein, whose protein sequence is MTDTPQNPGAAKDPLHGVTLEKLLTTLVDNFGWPALASQVNINCFKSDPSVKSSLKFLRRTPWARKEVETLYLDFIEGHLRPDMTRSKRRTPLSAQAPQKPKVSTAKPAADSPWNNHPLVKK, encoded by the coding sequence ATGACTGATACACCACAAAACCCTGGCGCAGCGAAAGATCCGCTGCACGGCGTCACGCTGGAAAAACTGCTGACAACGCTGGTGGATAACTTTGGCTGGCCGGCGCTGGCCTCGCAGGTGAATATCAACTGCTTCAAAAGCGACCCGAGTGTGAAATCCAGCCTGAAATTTCTGCGCCGCACGCCGTGGGCGCGTAAGGAAGTGGAAACGCTGTATCTGGATTTCATTGAAGGTCATCTGCGCCCGGATATGACCCGCAGCAAGCGCCGCACACCGCTCTCAGCACAGGCTCCGCAAAAGCCAAAAGTCAGCACCGCCAAACCGGCTGCCGACAGCCCGTGGAATAACCATCCGCTGGTGAAAAAGTAA
- the moaC gene encoding cyclic pyranopterin monophosphate synthase MoaC — protein MSELTHINASGDAHMVDVSGKAETVREARAEAFVEMAADTLAMIINGNHHKGDVFATARIAGIQAAKKTWDLIPLCHPLLLTKVEVNLQAQPEHNRVRIESRCRLSGKTGVEMEALTAASVAALTIYDMCKAVQKDMVIGPIRLLEKSGGKSGDFKAEGKVEV, from the coding sequence ATGTCTGAACTGACCCATATTAATGCGTCCGGCGACGCTCACATGGTGGATGTTTCCGGTAAAGCCGAAACGGTCCGCGAGGCCCGCGCCGAAGCTTTTGTTGAAATGGCCGCTGACACGCTGGCGATGATCATCAACGGTAATCACCATAAAGGTGATGTATTTGCTACGGCGCGTATCGCTGGCATTCAGGCGGCGAAGAAAACCTGGGATCTGATCCCATTGTGTCATCCGCTGCTGCTGACCAAAGTGGAAGTGAATCTGCAAGCACAGCCGGAACATAACCGTGTGCGCATCGAATCCCGCTGCCGTCTGAGCGGTAAAACCGGCGTGGAAATGGAAGCGCTGACGGCGGCTTCTGTGGCGGCACTCACTATCTACGACATGTGCAAAGCCGTGCAAAAAGATATGGTGATTGGCCCGATCCGCCTGCTGGAGAAAAGCGGCGGTAAATCAGGAGATTTTAAGGCGGAAGGTAAGGTGGAAGTATGA
- a CDS encoding gluconeogenesis factor YvcK family protein — MRNRTLADLDRVVALGGGHGLGRVMSSLSLLGPRLTGIVTTTDNGGSTGRIRRSVGGIAWGDMRNCLNQLITEPSLASAMFEYRFSGQGELDGHNLGNLMLRALDHLTVRPLEAINLVRSLLKVDAELIPMSEQPVDLAAIDANGETVHGEVNVDKLTLIPRELRLEPQVPATREALQAIAEANLILIGPGSFFTSLMPLLLMNDLTTALRRSRAHIVYIGNLGKELSVAAASLTLDDKLDMIEKRIGRRADAAIVGPKVKIGGSATEHLIIQSPLEASDVPYRHDRDMLRMAIEEALQKMI, encoded by the coding sequence ATGCGCAACCGAACATTAGCAGACCTCGACCGGGTGGTGGCATTAGGCGGAGGTCACGGGCTGGGCCGTGTGATGTCTTCACTCTCGCTGCTGGGTCCGCGCCTGACCGGCATTGTGACGACCACCGATAACGGCGGTTCGACTGGCCGTATCCGCCGTTCCGTTGGCGGCATTGCCTGGGGCGATATGCGCAATTGCCTGAATCAGCTGATCACCGAACCGAGTCTGGCGTCGGCGATGTTCGAATACCGTTTCAGCGGCCAGGGCGAGCTGGATGGCCATAATCTTGGCAATCTGATGCTGCGCGCGCTGGATCATCTCACCGTGCGCCCGCTCGAAGCGATCAATCTGGTACGAAGCCTGCTGAAAGTCGACGCAGAACTGATCCCGATGTCAGAACAGCCAGTCGATCTGGCGGCCATTGATGCCAATGGTGAAACGGTTCACGGCGAAGTCAACGTCGATAAACTGACGCTGATCCCGCGAGAACTGCGGCTGGAACCTCAGGTGCCGGCCACGCGCGAAGCGTTACAGGCCATTGCTGAGGCAAATCTGATCCTGATCGGGCCGGGGAGTTTCTTTACCAGCCTGATGCCGTTGTTACTGATGAATGATCTGACAACCGCGCTGCGCCGCAGCCGGGCGCATATCGTGTATATCGGAAATCTGGGGAAGGAACTGAGTGTCGCCGCCGCGTCGCTGACGCTGGACGACAAACTGGATATGATCGAGAAACGCATCGGCCGCCGCGCCGATGCCGCGATTGTCGGGCCGAAAGTCAAAATCGGCGGAAGTGCCACTGAACATCTGATTATTCAAAGCCCGCTCGAAGCCAGTGATGTGCCCTATCGTCATGACCGCGACATGTTACGCATGGCGATTGAAGAGGCGCTGCAAAAAATGATCTGA
- the moaB gene encoding molybdenum cofactor biosynthesis protein B codes for MSKASKEFLPLSVAIMTVSDRRTDAEDTSGHYLKEAVTEGGHHVVAQQIVKENIYSIRAVVSAWIADEKIQAILVNGGTGFNAGNNTPEALKPLFDREIEGFGELFRMVSFEDIGTSTIQSRAIGGIANQTVIFAMPGSTRACQTAWDNIIEAQLDARQGPCNFTPHLKK; via the coding sequence ATGAGCAAAGCCAGTAAAGAGTTCTTGCCTTTATCTGTCGCGATCATGACGGTTTCTGACCGCCGAACCGACGCTGAAGACACGTCCGGGCATTACCTGAAAGAAGCGGTGACCGAAGGCGGCCATCATGTCGTCGCGCAGCAAATTGTCAAAGAGAACATTTACAGCATCCGCGCTGTTGTATCTGCGTGGATTGCGGATGAAAAGATTCAGGCGATTTTGGTCAACGGTGGCACGGGTTTTAACGCGGGCAACAATACGCCGGAAGCGCTGAAGCCTTTGTTTGACCGTGAAATTGAAGGTTTTGGCGAGCTGTTTCGCATGGTGTCGTTTGAAGATATCGGCACCTCGACGATTCAGTCGCGCGCCATCGGCGGCATCGCCAACCAGACGGTGATTTTCGCCATGCCCGGTTCAACCCGCGCCTGCCAGACTGCCTGGGACAACATTATTGAAGCGCAGCTCGATGCCCGTCAGGGGCCGTGCAATTTCACTCCACATTTGAAGAAATAA
- a CDS encoding isochorismatase family protein: MSEQHVLIVVDMQNGVFASPRYDRSGRAERINQLIDRAGRVIFIQHAEGKMTEGSEFWQILPELHQPEGAISVTKTACDSFYRTSLDNVLQELNATRFTLCGCATDYCVDTTIKIAASKGYAVTVASDAHTTGDRTHATAQQLIGQHNEVWRELSVPGNPVTVKTTAEILADWQ, encoded by the coding sequence GTGTCAGAGCAACATGTTCTTATCGTGGTGGATATGCAAAACGGGGTGTTCGCTTCCCCGCGTTATGACCGCAGCGGACGGGCTGAGCGCATTAATCAGCTGATTGACCGGGCAGGGCGGGTTATTTTCATTCAGCACGCTGAAGGTAAAATGACCGAAGGCAGCGAATTCTGGCAGATATTACCGGAATTGCATCAGCCGGAAGGCGCGATTTCTGTGACTAAAACCGCCTGTGATTCCTTCTACCGCACTTCACTCGATAACGTTCTGCAGGAACTGAATGCGACCCGTTTTACCCTTTGCGGTTGTGCAACGGATTATTGCGTAGACACCACCATCAAAATCGCTGCCAGCAAAGGCTATGCCGTGACGGTTGCGTCAGATGCGCACACTACCGGCGATCGCACACACGCGACGGCGCAGCAACTGATCGGGCAGCATAATGAAGTGTGGCGTGAGTTATCTGTGCCGGGAAATCCGGTAACGGTAAAAACCACTGCGGAAATCCTGGCTGACTGGCAGTAA
- the uvrB gene encoding excinuclease ABC subunit UvrB, producing the protein MSKEFKLHSEFKPSGDQPEAIRRLEEGLENGLAHQTLLGVTGSGKTFTVANVIADLNRPTMVLAPNKTLAAQLYGEMKEFFPENAVEYFVSYYDYYQPEAYVPSSDTFIEKDASVNEHIEQMRLSATKALLERRDVIVVASVSAIYGLGDPDLYLKMMLHLTKGMIIDQRSILRRLAELQYARNDQAFQRSTFRVRGEVIDVFPAESDDLALRIELFDQEVERLSLFDPLTGQVQHEVPRFTIYPKTHYVTPRERIVQAMEEIKVELADRRKVLLANNKLLEEQRISQRTQFDLEMMNELGYCSGIENYSRYLSGRGPGEPPPTLFDYLPADGLLIVDESHVTIPQIGGMYKGDRSRKETLVEYGFRLPSALDNRPMRFEEFEALAPQSIYVSATPGKYELEKSGDDVVDQVVRPTGLLDPIIEVRPVTTQVDDLLSEIRKRVAINERVLVTTLTKRMAEDLTEYLEEHGEKVRYLHSDIDTVERVEIIRDLRLGEFDVLVGINLLREGLDMPEVSLVAILDADKEGFLRSERSLIQTIGRAARNLNGKAILYGDKITNSMARAIEETERRRAKQEAYNLENGITPMGLNKKISDILQLGQPKTKKNKDKRDAEAAQTFKSLTPKALEQRIKELESKMYAHAQNLEFEEAANTRDELHALREQFIAIS; encoded by the coding sequence ATGAGTAAAGAGTTCAAACTGCATTCCGAATTTAAACCGTCAGGTGACCAGCCTGAGGCAATACGCCGTCTGGAAGAAGGGCTGGAGAACGGACTGGCGCACCAGACATTGCTCGGGGTAACCGGTTCAGGAAAAACCTTTACCGTGGCGAATGTGATTGCGGATCTGAACCGTCCGACGATGGTGCTTGCCCCCAACAAAACGCTGGCCGCACAGTTATACGGCGAGATGAAAGAGTTCTTCCCGGAAAACGCCGTCGAATATTTCGTCTCTTACTATGACTATTATCAGCCTGAGGCGTATGTTCCGAGTTCCGATACCTTTATCGAAAAAGACGCCTCGGTGAACGAACACATTGAGCAGATGCGTCTTTCTGCCACCAAAGCGCTGCTCGAACGGCGCGATGTCATTGTGGTGGCCTCTGTTTCTGCGATTTACGGTCTGGGCGACCCGGACTTATACCTGAAAATGATGCTTCACCTGACCAAAGGGATGATTATCGATCAGCGTTCGATCCTGCGTCGTCTGGCGGAACTGCAATATGCACGCAACGATCAGGCTTTCCAGCGCAGTACTTTCCGCGTGCGTGGCGAAGTGATTGATGTGTTCCCGGCGGAATCGGACGATCTGGCGCTGCGCATTGAGTTATTTGATCAGGAAGTTGAACGCCTTTCGCTGTTTGATCCGCTGACAGGCCAGGTGCAGCATGAAGTGCCGCGTTTCACCATCTACCCGAAAACCCACTACGTCACGCCACGCGAACGTATTGTGCAGGCGATGGAAGAAATTAAAGTCGAACTGGCGGATCGCCGCAAAGTGTTGCTGGCCAACAACAAATTGCTGGAAGAACAGCGCATCAGCCAGCGTACGCAGTTTGATCTCGAAATGATGAACGAGCTGGGTTATTGCTCCGGTATCGAAAACTACTCACGTTATCTGTCTGGCCGCGGGCCGGGCGAGCCGCCGCCGACGCTGTTTGATTATTTACCGGCTGACGGCCTGCTGATTGTCGATGAATCGCACGTCACCATTCCGCAAATCGGCGGTATGTACAAAGGCGACCGCTCGCGTAAAGAAACGCTGGTGGAATACGGTTTCCGCCTGCCTTCGGCGCTGGATAACCGCCCGATGCGCTTTGAGGAATTCGAAGCCCTGGCGCCGCAAAGTATTTATGTCTCGGCCACGCCGGGCAAATACGAGCTGGAGAAATCCGGTGACGATGTGGTCGATCAGGTCGTGCGTCCGACCGGTTTGCTGGATCCGATCATCGAAGTGCGACCGGTAACCACGCAGGTTGATGACCTGCTGTCTGAAATCCGCAAGCGCGTGGCGATTAACGAGCGTGTGCTGGTCACCACGCTCACCAAGCGTATGGCCGAGGATCTGACTGAGTATCTGGAGGAACACGGCGAGAAGGTGCGTTACCTGCACTCTGATATCGATACCGTCGAGCGCGTCGAGATTATCCGCGATTTGCGTCTGGGGGAATTTGACGTGCTGGTCGGCATCAACTTACTGCGCGAAGGGCTGGACATGCCGGAAGTGTCGCTGGTGGCGATTCTCGATGCGGACAAGGAAGGCTTCCTGCGTTCTGAACGTTCGCTTATCCAGACCATCGGCCGCGCGGCACGTAACCTCAACGGTAAAGCGATTCTGTACGGTGATAAAATTACCAATTCAATGGCCCGCGCCATTGAAGAAACCGAACGACGTCGCGCCAAACAGGAAGCGTACAACCTCGAAAACGGCATCACGCCGATGGGGCTGAACAAGAAGATCTCCGACATCCTGCAACTCGGTCAGCCGAAAACCAAAAAGAACAAAGACAAACGCGATGCCGAAGCGGCGCAAACCTTCAAATCGCTTACGCCGAAAGCGCTGGAGCAACGCATCAAAGAGCTGGAAAGCAAGATGTATGCGCACGCGCAAAATCTGGAATTCGAAGAGGCGGCCAACACGCGCGACGAGTTGCATGCCCTGCGTGAGCAGTTTATTGCGATTTCGTAA
- a CDS encoding Bax inhibitor-1/YccA family protein, with amino-acid sequence MDRYPRSNGSIVERANTGIQAYMAQVYGWMFCGLLLTAFVAWYASGSEKIMSFVFSSQITFFGLIIAQLALVFVISGMVNRLSGTVATGLFMLYSALTGLTLSSIFLVYTGDSIFGTFIVAAGMFGAMSVYGYVTKRDLTGIGSMLFMALIGLVLASLVNMWLKSSGLANIISYAGVLIFVGLTAYDTQKLKNMGAQLSADDRDNFRKYSIVGALTLYLDFINLFLMLLRIFGNRR; translated from the coding sequence ATGGATCGATATCCACGCAGTAACGGTTCAATTGTTGAACGCGCGAATACCGGCATTCAGGCGTACATGGCGCAAGTGTATGGCTGGATGTTCTGTGGTTTGCTGCTGACCGCATTTGTGGCCTGGTACGCTTCCGGCTCTGAAAAAATCATGAGCTTTGTTTTCTCCAGCCAGATTACTTTCTTCGGCTTGATCATCGCGCAACTGGCGCTGGTGTTCGTGATTTCAGGCATGGTGAACCGCCTGAGCGGCACGGTCGCCACCGGCCTGTTTATGCTGTATTCCGCACTGACCGGTCTGACGCTTTCCAGCATTTTTCTGGTCTACACCGGTGATTCAATCTTCGGAACGTTCATCGTCGCTGCCGGTATGTTCGGCGCAATGAGTGTCTACGGTTACGTGACCAAGCGCGACCTGACCGGGATCGGCAGCATGTTGTTCATGGCGCTGATTGGTCTGGTGCTGGCATCACTGGTGAACATGTGGCTGAAAAGCTCCGGCCTCGCGAACATCATTTCGTACGCTGGTGTGCTGATCTTCGTCGGTCTGACGGCGTATGACACGCAGAAGCTGAAAAATATGGGTGCGCAGTTGTCAGCGGATGACCGCGATAACTTTCGTAAATACTCGATTGTTGGCGCACTGACCTTGTATCTCGATTTCATCAACCTGTTCCTGATGTTGTTGCGGATCTTCGGCAACCGCCGGTAA
- the moaE gene encoding molybdopterin synthase catalytic subunit MoaE, producing the protein MDQTKIVVDAAPFSVGDEYNWLAQSDADGAVVTFTGKVRNHNLGNHVSALTLEHYPGMTEKALAEIVAEARTRWPLQRVSVYHRVGPMYPGDEIVFVGVTSAHRGMAFEANEFIMDHLKTRAPFWKREATEEGDRWVDARDSDKQAAARW; encoded by the coding sequence ATGGATCAGACGAAAATTGTTGTTGATGCCGCGCCGTTCAGCGTGGGTGATGAGTACAACTGGCTGGCGCAATCGGACGCTGACGGTGCCGTGGTCACGTTTACCGGCAAAGTGCGTAATCATAATCTGGGTAATCATGTCAGCGCCTTAACGCTGGAACATTATCCGGGCATGACCGAAAAAGCGCTGGCTGAGATTGTTGCTGAAGCCCGTACCCGCTGGCCGCTGCAACGTGTGTCTGTTTATCACCGTGTGGGACCCATGTATCCGGGCGATGAAATTGTGTTTGTCGGCGTGACCAGCGCACATCGCGGCATGGCTTTTGAAGCCAATGAATTCATTATGGATCATCTGAAAACCCGCGCGCCGTTCTGGAAGCGTGAAGCCACAGAAGAGGGTGATCGCTGGGTCGATGCCCGCGACAGTGATAAACAGGCGGCGGCGCGCTGGTAA
- a CDS encoding multidrug efflux MFS transporter, producing METWKVNLISVWLGCFFTGMAMSQILPFLPLYIEQLGVTSHESLSLWSGLVFSGTFLVSAIVAPLWGSLADRKGRKLMLLRAALGMAIVMMLQGFATNVWQLFILRTLMGLTSGYIPNAMALVASQVPRDKSGWALGTLSTGQVSGVIIGPLLGGFMADHLGLRTVFFVTSGMLFISFLITLFLIKERVVPVTKANRLSGKAVFTTLPYPWLIVSLFVTTMMIQLANGSISPILTLFIRELSSDTSNIAFISGVIAAVPGVSALMAAPKLGKLGDRIGAHRILIAALVFCFILFCLMALINTPTQLGILRFMLGFGDGALMPAVQALLVKYSSDQVTGRIFGYNQSFMYLGNVVGPLIGSSASALLGFRWVFIVTAILVLFNTVQVWWSFRQVPTGRVRF from the coding sequence ATGGAAACTTGGAAAGTAAATTTAATCTCCGTCTGGCTGGGTTGTTTTTTTACCGGCATGGCGATGAGTCAGATCCTGCCTTTTTTACCCCTTTATATCGAACAACTTGGCGTAACGTCTCATGAATCCCTGAGCCTGTGGTCAGGGCTGGTATTCAGCGGCACGTTCCTGGTTTCCGCCATCGTTGCGCCGTTGTGGGGCAGTCTGGCTGACCGCAAAGGCCGCAAACTGATGTTGCTGCGCGCCGCGCTGGGGATGGCGATTGTCATGATGTTGCAGGGGTTCGCCACCAACGTCTGGCAGCTTTTCATTCTGCGCACACTAATGGGCCTGACGTCCGGGTATATTCCCAACGCGATGGCGCTGGTCGCCTCGCAGGTCCCGCGCGATAAAAGTGGCTGGGCGCTCGGCACGCTGTCTACCGGCCAGGTATCCGGCGTGATTATCGGCCCGCTGCTCGGCGGCTTTATGGCTGACCATCTGGGCCTGCGCACGGTGTTTTTCGTCACCAGCGGCATGCTGTTTATCAGCTTTCTGATCACATTATTTTTGATTAAAGAACGCGTGGTGCCGGTCACCAAAGCCAACCGTCTGAGCGGCAAAGCCGTATTTACTACGCTGCCCTACCCGTGGCTGATTGTCAGCCTGTTCGTCACCACCATGATGATTCAGCTCGCCAACGGTTCCATCAGCCCGATCCTGACACTATTTATCCGCGAACTGTCATCGGATACCAGCAATATCGCCTTTATCAGTGGTGTGATTGCCGCCGTGCCGGGCGTTTCCGCGCTGATGGCCGCCCCGAAACTTGGCAAGCTCGGCGACCGCATTGGCGCGCATCGCATTCTGATTGCCGCGCTGGTTTTTTGCTTCATTCTGTTTTGCCTGATGGCACTGATTAATACGCCGACCCAGCTCGGGATCCTGCGTTTCATGCTCGGTTTCGGCGATGGCGCGCTGATGCCTGCGGTACAGGCGTTGCTGGTGAAATACAGCAGTGATCAGGTCACCGGCCGGATATTCGGTTACAACCAGTCTTTTATGTATCTCGGGAATGTGGTCGGGCCGCTGATTGGCTCAAGTGCCTCGGCACTGCTTGGCTTCCGCTGGGTGTTTATTGTCACGGCGATACTGGTGCTGTTCAATACGGTGCAGGTTTGGTGGAGTTTTCGGCAGGTGCCGACGGGGCGGGTCAGGTTTTGA